One window from the genome of Gimesia aquarii encodes:
- a CDS encoding outer membrane protein assembly factor BamB family protein yields MRYLFTLILLVLIAKPAISQIRKDVQSTNKTTVKYEEWPQWRGPRGDGTWNGPPIKTVWAQEGLKKLWERDIGGGYGGISVSGRRLYVMDRPAVSREEQKKAEGIHSHRIQRKDIERVLCFDALSGQKIWSYEYPSEYNKLDYGNGPRVAPTVIDRFVYTLGTMGDVFCLSAATGDVIWKSHLVNDFGGKVPQWGYSAAPYIIGKHVILMPGGEEQGTAIIALDRQTGRERWRALSDQAGYATPLLVQHQGHDHLIVWSPNHIHSVSPQTGQHLWSVPYKVTYGVAIASPIEKEGLIFVAGYWEGSKAIQLGRLPQEAKLKWEDRRKLRGLMSQPLYKDGYAYLLDKQFGLTCFEYQTGKKIWDDGKKMTPGNSRNPQATLVWLNQSSRALVLNSAGDLILAELTPAGYKELARTNLIGETWAHPAYAENRIYARSNTKLVAYELPTDESQ; encoded by the coding sequence ATGCGTTACTTATTCACTCTCATACTTTTGGTGCTGATTGCTAAACCTGCTATAAGTCAGATTAGAAAAGACGTTCAAAGTACAAACAAAACTACTGTCAAATATGAAGAATGGCCACAATGGCGCGGTCCACGCGGAGACGGCACATGGAATGGCCCTCCCATTAAAACAGTTTGGGCCCAGGAGGGGCTCAAGAAATTATGGGAACGTGATATCGGTGGCGGTTATGGTGGAATATCCGTATCAGGAAGGCGACTTTATGTCATGGATCGCCCTGCTGTTTCAAGAGAAGAACAAAAAAAGGCAGAAGGCATTCATAGCCATCGCATCCAGCGGAAAGATATTGAAAGAGTTCTATGCTTTGATGCTCTTTCCGGTCAAAAAATTTGGTCGTATGAATATCCTAGTGAATACAACAAGTTGGATTATGGCAATGGACCGCGCGTCGCCCCGACGGTGATTGATAGATTTGTTTACACATTAGGAACGATGGGGGATGTGTTTTGCCTTTCAGCAGCAACGGGTGATGTGATCTGGAAATCACATCTTGTTAACGATTTTGGTGGCAAAGTTCCCCAATGGGGTTACTCAGCGGCTCCTTACATCATCGGTAAGCACGTCATTCTGATGCCCGGTGGAGAAGAGCAGGGTACCGCGATTATCGCGCTTGATCGACAAACAGGGCGAGAACGCTGGCGAGCACTGTCGGATCAGGCAGGCTATGCGACTCCCCTTTTAGTGCAACATCAAGGCCACGATCATCTGATCGTCTGGTCTCCCAACCACATTCACAGTGTCTCTCCTCAGACAGGACAACACTTATGGTCAGTTCCTTACAAAGTGACTTACGGCGTAGCCATTGCTAGCCCTATTGAAAAAGAGGGGCTCATTTTTGTCGCCGGTTATTGGGAAGGATCTAAGGCAATTCAACTGGGGCGACTACCGCAGGAGGCTAAGCTAAAATGGGAAGATCGCCGTAAATTACGTGGGCTGATGTCACAACCACTTTATAAGGATGGTTATGCCTATTTGCTTGATAAACAGTTTGGTCTGACCTGTTTTGAGTATCAAACCGGCAAAAAGATCTGGGATGATGGGAAAAAGATGACTCCAGGTAATAGTAGAAATCCTCAGGCGACGCTGGTGTGGCTCAATCAATCATCGCGAGCATTGGTTCTCAATTCAGCGGGAGATCTGATTTTGGCGGAATTAACGCCTGCGGGCTACAAAGAATTGGCTCGTACAAATCTAATCGGGGAAACCTGGGCCCATCCTGCGTATGCCGAGAACCGTATTTATGCACGCAGTAACACAAAATTAGTTGCTTATGAGTTGCCAACTGACGAATCCCAATAA
- the pgsA gene encoding CDP-diacylglycerol--glycerol-3-phosphate 3-phosphatidyltransferase, producing the protein MNSASDNHSGNKTEGTELLGPEVWNLPNLITISRLLLALVLFVMIYLEGWWKTSAILFIIAAATDFLDGYFARKYNQVTTLGRILDPFVDKIIICGAFIFLLERGPASGINAWFVLIIIGREMFITSLRGFLEQHGRDFSASWSGKIKMGVQCIAVIFSLLSLSPESPFNTSSFILLRDISIWSAGIITIYSGVDYVLRAARMLRQSPLR; encoded by the coding sequence ATGAATTCAGCATCGGATAATCACTCCGGAAATAAGACCGAAGGTACTGAATTATTGGGACCGGAAGTCTGGAATCTACCCAATCTGATCACCATTAGTCGACTTTTATTGGCACTGGTTCTGTTTGTGATGATTTATCTGGAAGGTTGGTGGAAGACATCCGCAATACTATTTATCATTGCCGCTGCAACAGACTTTCTGGATGGCTATTTCGCCCGAAAATACAATCAGGTCACAACTCTTGGTCGTATTCTTGATCCTTTTGTAGATAAAATCATTATCTGTGGCGCATTCATTTTTTTGTTAGAACGTGGCCCTGCTTCTGGTATCAATGCATGGTTTGTATTAATCATCATTGGACGGGAAATGTTTATTACCAGTCTACGTGGTTTTCTTGAACAACATGGACGAGATTTTTCCGCGAGTTGGAGCGGTAAAATCAAAATGGGAGTACAATGTATCGCAGTAATTTTCAGTCTGCTTTCGTTAAGCCCTGAATCTCCATTTAATACTTCCAGCTTTATTCTGCTTCGAGATATTTCTATCTGGTCAGCTGGAATTATCACCATCTATAGTGGCGTTGATTATGTTTTACGGGCAGCGAGAATGCTCCGACAGTCACCTCTCAGATAA
- a CDS encoding site-2 protease family protein, with protein sequence MVDANNPQLPSDHVIIVQPSDYQTEVKNISPRNPSSQPHMPKPQSKVPLVLFVLTCLSTFIVGGLSHNPFVPVPAQFAELYRYIQEIGWETFAFRGFCYAGPVMLILLSHEMGHYLQSRRYGIPATHPIFIPMPMSPFGTMGAVILQRGGIANRKQMFDIAVSGPLAGLVFAIPFAYWGTLNSTISTTSHLAGSYSYGEPLILKWMITLVHGPLAENQEVVLNPMLFAGWVGIFITALNLLPIGQLDGGHILYMLIGKKANFVARLFLITAIIYMTYNQEFGYSLLILLLVFFGITHPPTADDSVPLGTTRIIIGWLTLAFFVIGFTVTPIIFH encoded by the coding sequence ATGGTAGACGCAAACAACCCACAACTTCCATCAGATCATGTCATTATTGTCCAACCCAGTGACTACCAGACGGAAGTCAAGAATATTTCTCCTCGTAATCCATCTTCACAGCCGCATATGCCTAAACCGCAAAGTAAGGTACCACTTGTCCTTTTTGTTCTTACTTGTTTGAGTACTTTTATTGTGGGCGGATTAAGCCATAATCCTTTTGTACCTGTGCCTGCCCAATTCGCTGAGTTATATCGCTACATTCAAGAAATCGGTTGGGAAACATTTGCATTTCGTGGATTTTGTTATGCGGGTCCAGTCATGTTGATTCTGCTATCACATGAAATGGGGCATTATTTGCAATCCAGGCGTTATGGTATACCTGCCACACATCCAATTTTTATTCCAATGCCGATGAGCCCTTTTGGCACGATGGGCGCTGTTATCCTGCAGCGTGGAGGTATCGCCAACCGAAAACAAATGTTTGATATCGCCGTTTCAGGCCCCCTTGCTGGGCTCGTCTTCGCAATTCCATTTGCTTACTGGGGAACTCTTAATTCTACGATCAGCACTACAAGTCATTTGGCAGGAAGTTACAGTTACGGAGAACCATTAATCCTAAAATGGATGATCACACTGGTTCATGGACCACTGGCAGAAAATCAGGAAGTTGTGTTAAATCCAATGTTATTTGCTGGTTGGGTTGGCATCTTTATCACTGCATTAAACTTGCTTCCTATAGGCCAGCTTGATGGAGGTCACATTCTCTATATGCTCATTGGCAAAAAAGCGAACTTTGTAGCACGATTATTTTTGATCACCGCAATTATCTACATGACTTATAATCAAGAGTTTGGATATTCTCTACTGATACTTTTACTAGTCTTTTTTGGTATCACTCATCCTCCTACAGCCGACGACTCAGTCCCTTTGGGGACAACGCGTATTATAATCGGTTGGCTCACGCTTGCATTTTTTGTCATCGGCTTTACCGTCACACCGATTATTTTTCATTAA
- a CDS encoding NPCBM/NEW2 domain-containing protein — translation MNQISRLIPMVGYTLSITICSSVFADQIILYDGKKISGEIRSIDSKSMTVQVGNSSKKINIFDVTSYDFIQPALPKDMSQLLIDGEKPSYSKGPRTGKVKLRKGFHRFTLPYYHTVGFAKLNISMSGPNIKKAAVPQGMLYRVDDKVRAIPSQKYQVDKEGYRLPLEIKKAQSSIAYRLMEWKPPKTVKSIHDLKYIPVKKYGTIPRLALLTRRSAIHFGFVYEGLLRITKDGEYTFYIETDKNSKAKFFVGAYPRELYNQAKSRKHSGWRVTFSQQGELTGNITAWTKDEATFRFQVADKEIDVALKPEALHELWKIQTDKKKNWRADRKGESKVEDSAYVLTKDGNVHRVSGEVIGVKEQSLLFKYQEQEREVNLDRIVGLVLHKNRLKKESSLLLRSVVSVTGGSKIPGEVSFDKGSDVCIKMPWGNQLSLSKANIAGIKTVNARSVPLTELIPQSVEQVPFFNQTYPFQVNKSFSGLPLQIGKKVFQKGLCVHSKTKLVYSLGKNFERFHSTIGLQNGSGHLGNVDVTITADGKTIYEKKEFTITTKQEPLSLDITGCETLTLTVDFGKGQNVGDRFVWGDPKLIRATPKELTAVKN, via the coding sequence ATGAATCAAATTAGTCGCCTGATTCCCATGGTGGGATACACTCTATCTATTACTATTTGTTCTTCAGTTTTTGCAGATCAGATCATTCTCTATGATGGGAAGAAAATCTCAGGCGAGATTCGTTCGATTGATTCAAAATCAATGACGGTTCAAGTAGGTAATTCATCAAAAAAGATAAATATATTTGACGTGACATCCTATGATTTTATACAACCTGCCCTACCGAAGGATATGAGTCAATTATTGATTGATGGAGAAAAACCTAGTTATTCAAAAGGACCCCGAACTGGAAAAGTAAAACTGAGGAAAGGATTTCATCGTTTCACACTTCCCTACTATCATACTGTGGGGTTTGCAAAACTGAATATTTCGATGTCAGGACCGAATATAAAAAAAGCTGCTGTACCACAGGGAATGTTATATCGTGTCGATGACAAAGTTCGGGCGATTCCTTCCCAAAAATATCAAGTCGATAAAGAGGGTTATCGTCTTCCATTAGAAATTAAGAAAGCGCAATCTAGTATTGCTTATCGATTAATGGAGTGGAAGCCGCCTAAAACAGTGAAATCTATTCATGATTTGAAATATATTCCTGTTAAAAAATACGGAACGATTCCTCGTCTGGCATTACTGACACGCCGCAGTGCGATCCATTTTGGGTTTGTTTACGAAGGATTACTCCGTATTACAAAAGATGGAGAGTATACATTCTATATTGAAACGGACAAAAACAGTAAGGCGAAATTTTTTGTCGGTGCTTATCCCAGAGAGCTTTACAATCAAGCTAAAAGTAGAAAACACTCTGGTTGGCGAGTTACTTTTTCTCAACAGGGTGAATTAACAGGAAACATCACAGCCTGGACCAAAGACGAAGCCACTTTCCGATTTCAAGTGGCTGATAAAGAAATCGATGTTGCATTAAAGCCAGAAGCACTACATGAACTTTGGAAGATCCAGACTGATAAGAAAAAAAACTGGAGAGCAGATCGAAAAGGTGAGTCAAAGGTGGAAGATTCAGCGTATGTATTGACAAAAGATGGCAATGTGCACCGTGTTTCAGGTGAGGTGATAGGCGTAAAAGAACAAAGTTTGCTTTTTAAGTATCAGGAGCAGGAACGCGAAGTGAACCTGGATCGGATCGTGGGTTTGGTTCTGCATAAAAATCGACTTAAAAAAGAATCCTCTCTTTTATTACGAAGCGTGGTCAGCGTGACTGGGGGATCGAAAATTCCAGGAGAAGTTTCTTTTGATAAAGGATCGGACGTATGCATTAAGATGCCGTGGGGGAATCAACTCTCTCTCTCCAAAGCGAACATTGCAGGCATTAAGACGGTCAATGCGCGCTCAGTTCCTTTGACAGAGCTGATACCTCAGTCTGTTGAACAGGTTCCTTTCTTCAATCAGACTTATCCTTTTCAAGTGAACAAGTCGTTCTCTGGCCTTCCTCTCCAGATTGGAAAGAAAGTATTTCAAAAAGGATTATGTGTGCATTCTAAAACGAAGTTAGTTTATTCATTGGGAAAGAATTTTGAGCGGTTCCATTCTACAATAGGTCTCCAAAATGGTTCTGGACATCTTGGAAATGTTGATGTGACGATTACAGCTGATGGTAAAACGATTTATGAAAAGAAAGAATTTACTATTACAACTAAGCAGGAACCGCTCAGCCTGGATATCACCGGTTGCGAAACATTAACTTTGACTGTTGATTTCGGAAAAGGGCAGAATGTGGGAGACCGTTTTGTTTGGGGGGACCCCAAGCTAATCCGAGCAACTCCAAAAGAATTGACAGCTGTTAAAAATTAA
- a CDS encoding vWA domain-containing protein: MERSYGVIWQFYYWVVSFRKVCWRLGLVDGVKLRDLKLNKFLEFMFGIQSSSWTEGGHWSAHWVGLPSGDWMLLLILAFLVLLIGVWWLYKRDAQQVPLLRRTLLYTIRISILFLVIAMLLEPILVLSKEEKIPSHLLVLLDTSHSMSLKDAWKDEAKATEVSRKLGMSADTDTLRNMNRIELTKKLINESFLKSLSAEGTRTIHLHEFSDKFNPESLKVSEEWNAGGNATAIASSLRQALLSYTGMPLSGVLLVSDGQSTAGEPPEEVLQMLSDEGVPLVTVGVGTTDGPRNVAISQVEVSPVVFVQDTNQLTIHIESRGMEAEPATLLIEQRRNGGPWQEFSREDIVLNLEGSLQPRNYEFSETKTGKLEFRAKIMDTGPEISQDDNLASAEVRVIRQRLNVLFIAGSTFPEVQFLRNTFLRDRQINLSSWLMAADKTYEHPGDLPIRRLPVTQAELNDYDCVVLYDPDPTQWPVNFPELLSNFVTKAGGGLVYIAGEMQTAQMFDRQSDPSLNWLNLLPVIREPGLFRSQVQIRLSARSPWKLDVTDQGFQDPIFTFSSDSQANEEVLKNLPGMFWHFPVTKAKPGATVLAVHADPRMRNEYGQEVLIASQRVGPGWSIFIGFDSTYRWRYLDEQFFDGFWARVIDRAGRSKQLGGNYPFRLSTPQSTYQPGSQAKIIARFLDESQMEPGLQRLYGDVERGDDQPIPLTLTAGNKAGEFSATFPVPQPGTYFVRVWLGDEAAGATVKTATLPIKVEFPNKELENPALDEAFLQTMAVSTGGRVYQLSEANEIVDAFKIKQVSRLLEQRQEIWDAPLFYILIFGLLVTEWIMRKWCRLI, translated from the coding sequence ATGGAACGGAGTTATGGCGTTATCTGGCAGTTCTATTACTGGGTTGTCTCATTTCGGAAAGTATGCTGGCGACTTGGATTGGTCGACGGCGTTAAACTGAGAGATTTAAAATTGAATAAATTTCTGGAATTTATGTTTGGCATTCAGTCTTCGTCCTGGACCGAAGGGGGGCACTGGTCCGCTCACTGGGTCGGTCTTCCTTCAGGGGACTGGATGCTGCTATTGATATTGGCATTTTTAGTACTACTCATCGGTGTCTGGTGGCTTTATAAACGCGATGCACAGCAAGTTCCGCTCCTTCGCCGCACCCTGCTTTATACAATTCGTATTTCTATTCTCTTCTTAGTGATTGCAATGTTGCTGGAACCGATTCTGGTTCTAAGCAAAGAAGAAAAAATTCCATCTCATTTGTTGGTCCTGCTGGATACCTCACATTCGATGTCGTTAAAAGACGCGTGGAAAGACGAAGCAAAAGCGACAGAAGTATCACGAAAGTTGGGAATGTCTGCAGATACAGATACGCTTCGAAATATGAATCGTATAGAACTCACTAAGAAACTGATTAATGAGTCATTTCTCAAATCGCTTTCTGCGGAGGGAACACGCACAATTCATTTGCACGAATTTTCAGATAAGTTTAATCCTGAATCATTGAAGGTTTCTGAGGAATGGAACGCGGGTGGCAATGCCACTGCTATAGCCAGCTCACTCAGACAGGCGCTGTTGTCCTATACGGGAATGCCCTTGTCGGGCGTCCTATTGGTGAGCGATGGACAGTCGACAGCTGGTGAGCCTCCCGAAGAGGTATTGCAGATGTTGTCTGACGAAGGAGTCCCCCTTGTGACTGTTGGTGTCGGAACCACCGATGGCCCCCGGAACGTGGCAATTAGCCAGGTGGAAGTGAGCCCGGTCGTTTTTGTACAAGATACAAATCAGTTGACGATTCACATTGAGTCACGGGGAATGGAGGCAGAGCCAGCGACTTTATTAATTGAACAACGCAGAAATGGCGGCCCCTGGCAGGAATTTTCGCGCGAAGACATCGTGTTGAACTTGGAAGGATCGTTACAGCCTCGAAATTATGAATTTAGTGAGACAAAGACGGGGAAACTCGAATTTCGTGCCAAGATCATGGATACAGGACCGGAAATCTCACAAGATGATAATCTGGCATCTGCTGAAGTACGTGTGATTCGTCAGCGATTAAATGTACTGTTTATTGCCGGTTCTACCTTTCCTGAAGTTCAATTTTTACGTAATACATTTCTCCGAGATCGACAGATCAATTTGTCATCCTGGCTGATGGCTGCTGACAAAACGTACGAACATCCAGGAGATTTACCCATCCGTCGGCTTCCTGTCACTCAGGCAGAGCTCAACGATTATGACTGTGTGGTCTTGTACGATCCCGATCCGACCCAGTGGCCAGTGAATTTCCCTGAATTATTAAGTAATTTTGTGACGAAAGCGGGTGGAGGTCTTGTTTATATCGCGGGAGAAATGCAAACAGCGCAGATGTTTGACCGGCAATCAGACCCTTCTTTGAACTGGTTGAATCTACTGCCTGTGATCCGAGAACCGGGGCTGTTCCGTTCTCAGGTGCAAATACGATTGAGTGCCCGCTCTCCCTGGAAATTAGATGTTACCGATCAGGGATTTCAGGATCCTATATTTACATTTTCGAGCGACAGTCAAGCAAACGAAGAAGTATTAAAAAATCTGCCAGGTATGTTTTGGCATTTTCCTGTCACAAAGGCAAAACCCGGGGCAACGGTGCTAGCCGTGCATGCAGATCCCCGTATGAGGAATGAATATGGTCAGGAAGTGTTAATTGCTTCTCAACGCGTGGGACCTGGCTGGTCAATTTTTATCGGTTTTGACAGTACCTACCGTTGGCGATATCTGGACGAACAGTTTTTTGATGGATTCTGGGCACGCGTGATTGATCGGGCTGGTCGCAGTAAACAGCTGGGTGGTAATTATCCTTTTCGACTTTCCACGCCTCAGTCAACATATCAGCCTGGCAGTCAGGCGAAGATCATTGCCCGTTTTCTGGATGAATCACAAATGGAACCTGGCCTGCAAAGATTGTATGGTGATGTAGAACGGGGTGATGATCAGCCGATTCCTTTGACTTTAACCGCGGGAAACAAAGCTGGCGAATTTTCTGCAACCTTTCCGGTACCTCAGCCTGGAACATATTTTGTCCGAGTCTGGTTAGGAGACGAAGCCGCTGGAGCAACAGTAAAAACTGCTACGCTTCCGATTAAAGTGGAATTTCCCAATAAAGAGCTGGAGAACCCCGCATTGGATGAAGCATTTTTACAGACAATGGCAGTTTCTACAGGAGGTCGTGTTTATCAACTGTCTGAAGCAAATGAGATTGTTGATGCCTTTAAAATCAAGCAGGTCTCGCGCTTGCTTGAACAACGGCAGGAGATCTGGGATGCCCCGCTGTTTTATATTTTGATTTTTGGTTTACTGGTTACCGAGTGGATTATGAGGAAGTGGTGTCGCCTCATTTAG
- a CDS encoding BatA domain-containing protein, which translates to MHFLAPLLLAGTVLATAPIIIHLLNRRRFIRVDWAPMEYLKLTLKTNKRRLRIEQWLLLALRTLAVLALFLAVARPISSGTNLAGFLSVEGRASRVIVIDDSLSMSYQNSYQSAFERAKNATRQVLNQLGPQDSVSVVLASNPAQPLVRMAHLEESESNKLISRINELSSCQMGSHWISTFEDIDRQLQESTFPVKEVIIISDLWAAGWTVEVRDLFDRWSQEQVTVRFIDIGEEPAGNRVLHSLESESRIALVDQEFKLTAVIQNAGEEPLKSGQALLTVDGNVTPVTLPEIPADKTVNVPVSVRFDQAGQHVVTLSIPADKLLEDNTQRKIINVRQMVDVVLVDGEPGLNPFEGETDFLALALSAGNSNWQVTQAESSNWKSQLLTAPDLIVLANVDQLSKERVQELEELVSLGTGLMIFAGDQLDLELYNERLFKGGRGLLPAQIDKIRDLQTQGLVIEPIADSPIETLKSLTPELLSRVRPRRFADVSLDPGTDQQQVRVLARWNDAQQSPAVLEKRFGEGRVIFWTITADKSWSDWPAEASFVLAMRVAAQQIAADIQRGENLIAGEPINYELETVTVPQSGDLNWLDREASSLEITFGNIDETKTMLSSPAIRFSGVAEATWQTPQLGEQSQKFAINANVEDSLQKKLNEQALQQFLGRMPLKLIRYQGKEMDLSTDGTELWRYLAVLLLGCLISESMLATWIGRRR; encoded by the coding sequence ATGCATTTTTTGGCCCCTTTATTATTGGCGGGAACGGTTTTAGCGACTGCTCCCATCATTATTCACCTGTTAAACCGGCGACGGTTTATCCGCGTGGATTGGGCGCCGATGGAATATCTGAAGCTGACACTAAAGACAAACAAACGTCGATTGCGAATCGAACAATGGCTCTTGTTGGCTCTGCGGACCTTAGCTGTGCTTGCACTATTTTTAGCTGTCGCTCGTCCTATTAGCTCAGGAACGAATCTGGCTGGATTCTTATCAGTGGAAGGTCGTGCCAGTCGCGTGATTGTGATTGATGATTCACTCAGTATGTCCTATCAAAATAGCTATCAATCTGCCTTTGAGCGGGCGAAAAACGCGACTAGACAGGTGTTAAATCAACTCGGTCCGCAAGATTCCGTTTCCGTCGTCCTGGCGTCAAATCCAGCTCAACCCCTGGTTCGAATGGCACACTTGGAAGAAAGCGAAAGTAACAAATTAATCTCACGCATCAATGAGTTATCAAGTTGCCAGATGGGTAGTCACTGGATATCAACATTTGAAGACATTGATCGCCAATTACAGGAATCCACATTTCCAGTCAAAGAAGTCATTATCATTTCAGATTTATGGGCCGCTGGTTGGACTGTAGAAGTGCGAGATTTATTTGATCGCTGGTCGCAGGAGCAAGTGACCGTAAGATTTATTGATATCGGAGAAGAACCTGCTGGAAATCGAGTATTACACTCTCTGGAATCAGAAAGCCGTATTGCGCTGGTAGATCAAGAATTCAAATTAACGGCGGTGATCCAAAATGCGGGTGAAGAACCACTCAAATCAGGTCAGGCACTTTTAACCGTGGATGGTAATGTCACTCCCGTAACATTACCGGAAATCCCTGCTGATAAAACAGTCAATGTCCCGGTCAGCGTACGTTTTGATCAGGCAGGACAACATGTCGTGACTCTTAGTATTCCCGCCGATAAGTTACTGGAAGACAACACGCAACGAAAAATTATCAATGTGCGTCAAATGGTTGATGTTGTGCTAGTCGATGGCGAACCCGGATTGAATCCGTTTGAAGGTGAGACCGATTTTCTGGCATTGGCTCTCTCTGCAGGGAATTCAAATTGGCAGGTGACTCAAGCAGAAAGCTCGAACTGGAAGTCACAGCTATTAACTGCACCGGATTTAATTGTACTAGCGAACGTCGATCAATTGTCGAAAGAGCGCGTCCAGGAATTGGAAGAACTGGTTTCGTTAGGTACAGGGCTGATGATCTTTGCCGGTGATCAACTCGATCTGGAGCTTTACAACGAACGGCTCTTCAAAGGCGGCAGAGGACTGTTGCCAGCTCAAATTGATAAAATACGAGATTTACAAACACAGGGACTGGTCATCGAACCGATTGCCGATTCGCCAATTGAAACCTTAAAAAGTTTGACACCAGAACTTCTGAGCAGAGTACGTCCGCGTCGTTTTGCTGATGTTTCTCTCGACCCAGGTACAGACCAGCAACAAGTGCGGGTTCTGGCGCGCTGGAACGATGCGCAACAATCTCCAGCTGTGCTTGAAAAACGCTTTGGTGAAGGCCGTGTTATCTTCTGGACGATCACAGCTGACAAAAGCTGGAGCGATTGGCCAGCGGAAGCCAGCTTTGTTTTGGCCATGCGTGTGGCAGCACAACAGATTGCCGCGGATATTCAGCGTGGTGAAAACCTGATTGCTGGGGAGCCTATCAATTACGAATTGGAAACGGTCACAGTACCTCAATCAGGGGACTTAAATTGGCTAGACAGAGAGGCCAGTTCGCTCGAAATTACATTTGGAAATATCGATGAAACAAAAACGATGTTAAGCTCTCCCGCTATTCGATTTTCAGGAGTAGCTGAAGCGACATGGCAGACGCCACAACTTGGTGAACAGTCACAGAAATTTGCCATCAACGCCAATGTAGAAGATTCGCTTCAAAAGAAATTAAATGAGCAGGCATTACAACAGTTTTTAGGACGAATGCCATTAAAGTTGATTCGTTATCAGGGGAAAGAAATGGATCTTTCTACAGATGGAACGGAGTTATGGCGTTATCTGGCAGTTCTATTACTGGGTTGTCTCATTTCGGAAAGTATGCTGGCGACTTGGATTGGTCGACGGCGTTAA
- a CDS encoding DUF58 domain-containing protein — protein sequence MKEYLNPEIVGRIAGIGFKTRQPVEGTIAGLHRSPLHGLSPEFADYRSYTPGDDLKNLDWKAYARSDRFYIKRFEEESNLRAVFIIDSSKSMSYGAPAFSKYDCAATLAVSLSAVLLKQRDAVGLAILNDQVQEDLRTGGTPSHLAKFIEVLQRVQLAGETDIGPAVSQVADQIHRRGVVIVLSDLLTPLDPFYESLGKLQYAGHEVIVVHILHRDELEMPFKDSVIFRDIEGEEEIFAEPWAFHKAYQAAMEQFIQESRQRCQYCGIDYLQVLTDENLGAVLSNYLHNRQYAPSKTHRGRMSSLGSSIHKEPQSEDNSEQSPAPETKTL from the coding sequence TTGAAAGAATACTTAAATCCTGAAATCGTCGGCCGAATCGCTGGGATTGGTTTTAAGACACGACAACCGGTCGAAGGTACGATTGCTGGTCTCCATCGGAGTCCTCTGCATGGTCTTTCCCCTGAATTTGCCGATTATCGAAGCTATACTCCTGGCGATGATTTGAAAAATCTGGATTGGAAAGCATATGCAAGATCTGATCGATTCTATATCAAACGCTTTGAAGAAGAATCGAATTTGCGTGCAGTCTTTATTATCGATTCTTCAAAGTCGATGTCTTACGGTGCACCTGCCTTTTCAAAATACGATTGTGCCGCCACGCTTGCTGTTTCACTCTCAGCAGTCTTATTAAAACAGAGGGACGCTGTTGGCTTGGCGATTTTGAATGATCAGGTTCAGGAAGACTTACGAACGGGAGGAACCCCCTCACATCTTGCAAAATTTATTGAAGTATTACAGCGAGTCCAATTGGCAGGAGAAACTGATATTGGCCCCGCTGTCTCGCAGGTCGCCGACCAGATCCATCGGCGGGGTGTGGTGATTGTCCTCTCTGACCTTTTGACTCCTTTAGACCCATTTTACGAATCTTTAGGCAAGCTTCAATATGCAGGGCATGAAGTGATTGTCGTACACATTCTACACCGGGATGAATTAGAAATGCCTTTCAAAGACTCTGTGATTTTTCGAGATATTGAAGGCGAAGAAGAAATTTTTGCGGAACCCTGGGCGTTTCATAAGGCATATCAGGCTGCTATGGAGCAATTCATTCAAGAATCACGACAACGTTGTCAATATTGTGGAATTGATTACTTGCAGGTTTTGACAGATGAGAATCTGGGGGCTGTGCTTAGTAACTATTTACACAACCGTCAGTATGCACCGTCAAAAACACATCGTGGGAGAATGTCATCACTCGGGAGTTCAATACATAAGGAACCACAAAGCGAAGACAATTCAGAACAATCCCCTGCCCCGGAAACGAAAACACTTTAG